ttaatattttttatatataaaaaaatattataataaatattatactgTTATCCAGTCCAATAACTATCAAACGCAGTACAATACAAAAAATTATCCTGTACTGTTCTGTACTGTCTAGTACTGTTCTGTCCAGTACTTCATATTttgcaaatcaaacgcacccataatttctgattaaattgaacatgaatagtgaaataaaaattgaagtatttatttctaaattaaaaaaaacttaaattatgtttaaaaatGTGTGATATTAATACTTTTAATTCAAGGAATCTGACAAAATTGTAATTAATgtgataaaagaaaataaaaagggaaaTATATAATTTACCAAAATGAATATAAGAAACAAAAAGAAGAAGCTTCATAAACACCCCACAAGAAAACAGAAACCAACAGGTCCTGCCTGCCCTTGAAGGTTTGTAAATTCAAAGCCGCCCCTtttgcttttcttctttcttccgcctacaaatatatcattttcttcctcactttttcttcaatctctcttttccctattccattttcatcttcatcttcattttcataACAACAACAGAAACTAACTCTCTTCTACCAAAAacaaatacatattttttaagGTTCATTCTCTCTTAGGTAACTTTAACGTTCACCGTTTCAACCTCTTCAAGATTTCATCTTTTTTCACATTGCGATCTGGGTTTTCTTCTTTTGTGTTTTTAATCAACTGGGTCTTGGGTCTTGTTCTGTTTCATGCTTTGATCCAACCTCTCTTTAAAATTTCACATTTTTATGCTTTATAATGGTAGTTTTCAATATATTGTTAGATCCCTTAATATTTGCTATGTTATTCATTTTGTTTTTGATATGGTTTTAGGTCAGGGTTTAAACAAGGATTAGATTATATACACAAATTTCTATATGGTAAGTATATATGATATCCCTTTCTATTGAGAATGTTAATAGATTCTGATGTTGAAATGTGGATCAAAGTGATCTTTTGTTATCATGTGTATGATTTGATTTTTCTATGGTTGTGAATTATGATTATTAGGGAGAAGCACCAGCATTCCTTGTTGATGATGACCTTCAAGATGGGCCTCTTAGTGGCCTTGAATTAACTAATGGAACTTGCAAAACAAGGACTATCTTCGGCGAAAAAACGGTAAGATTATACTAGATCATCTTTtgttatgtatgtatgtatgtatgttgttTATTGATTAGGTTAGTTAGTTAGACATTTTATGCCTAAAACAAAAACTGGGCCTCCATGTGTTTGACAGTATGTCACTGTTGGAGCTGATGATGGAACTTTGTCCATTGACGTTCAAATTTTTGACCCTAGTCTTGGAGAATGGTCAGTTTGAAGTTTCTTAGCTTCATAGATGTTTTAGTAAGGCTTTTTGTTGCTGATAATTATTTTGGATTGTGCAGGGTTTACCCAACTGTGCTAGGAACTAAACCCTTGTCATGCAAAGGCCACTCGGCTGTGCTTTTCGAGAACCGGATTCTTGTTCTTAAGAAGGGTTCTAAACCAGATGATCAAATATGGttcctagaggtgagtgagtttATGAAGGGACTATGGTAATGCATCGTGGATTTCTAAATTGTATTATAAACGATGAAGCACCGACATGGTTCACTTCACATTGGTAGTAATTTGAGAAAAATACATAATTGAGTAATCACATGTGTCGTTGTTGTCACTAACATGCTGTCGATCGGAAGTGTTGGTGGTAACGAAAAAATGCTGATTTTTTGTAATTGATACCAGGTGGACACCGATTATGTTAGGCAGCAGAGGAAAAAATTGGGGACAGAGGTTGTTGCATGGAGTAAGGGTGTGATTGGCAATGCTGAGAAACCTATTGTTATTAGTGGTCCTTCTGGAGTTGGTAAAGGAACACTGATATCAATGCTCATGAAGGAATTTCCATCGATGTTTGGTTTTTCTGTGAGCCACACCACCCGTGCTCCTCGAGATATGGAGAAAAATGGGGTCCATTACCATTTTACTGAGAAGAGTGTGATGGAGAAAGAGATTAAAAATGGAAAGTTTCTCGAGTTTGCTTCTGTCCATGGTAATTTGTATGGGACCAGTGTTGAAGCTGTTGAA
The Vicia villosa cultivar HV-30 ecotype Madison, WI linkage group LG6, Vvil1.0, whole genome shotgun sequence genome window above contains:
- the LOC131612645 gene encoding guanylate kinase 2-like isoform X1, with the translated sequence MGEAPAFLVDDDLQDGPLSGLELTNGTCKTRTIFGEKTYVTVGADDGTLSIDVQIFDPSLGEWVYPTVLGTKPLSCKGHSAVLFENRILVLKKGSKPDDQIWFLEVDTDYVRQQRKKLGTEVVAWSKGVIGNAEKPIVISGPSGVGKGTLISMLMKEFPSMFGFSVSHTTRAPRDMEKNGVHYHFTEKSVMEKEIKNGKFLEFASVHGNLYGTSVEAVEVVADAGKRCILDIDVQGARSVKASSLEAIFIFICPPSMEELEKRLRDRGTETEEQILKRLRNASAEIEQGKSSNIFDFILYNDNLEESYERLKKLLGLNGFVAAQPKSAAPREINLPMDHSVSKLDDKIIINCITSGPDKESKSLIMLDVSSLKGGAPGRTRGLDFHVIGLMNQLS